The Primulina huaijiensis isolate GDHJ02 chromosome 18, ASM1229523v2, whole genome shotgun sequence DNA window ttaagtccagggatccgtaccctggctcggggctccgcacctcgaccattcatgaaGGCCAGAGCTCCGCACTCTggttatctattaagtccagggatccacaccctggctcggggctccgcacctcgaccattcatgaaGGCCAGAGCTCCGCACTCTggttatctattaagtccagggatccgtaccctggctcggggctccgcacctcgaccattcatgaaGGCCAGAGCTCCGCACTCTggttatctattaagtccagggatccgcaccctggctcggggctccgcacctcgaccattcatgaaGGCCAGAGCTCCGCACTCTggttatctattaagtccagggatccgcaccctggctcggggctccgcacctcgaccattcatgaaGGCCAGAGCTCCGCACTCTggttatctattaagtccagggatccgtaccctggctcggggctccgcacctcgaccattcatgaaGGCCAGAGCTCCGCACTCTggttatctattaagtccagggatccgtaccctggctcggggctccgcacctcgaccattcatgaaGGCCAGAGCTCCGCACTCTggttatctattaagtccagggatccgtaccctggctcggggctccgcacctcgaccattcatgaaGGCCAGAGCTCCGCACTCTggttatctattaagtccagggatccgcaccctggctcggggctccgcacctcgaccattcatgaaGGCCAGAGCTCCGCACTCTggttatctattaagtccagggatccgtaccctggctcggggctccgcacctcgaccattcatgaaGGCCAGAGCTCCGCACTCTggttatctattaagtccagggatccgtaccctggctcggggctccgcacctcgaccattcatgaaggccagggctccgcaccctggttatctattaagtccagggatccgtaccctggctcggggctccgcacctcgaccattcatgaaggccagggctccgcaccctggttatctattaagtccagggatccgtaccctggctcggggctccatACCTCGACCATTTCGAGTCCGAGAGACACGAGGCCCCAACATCTTATCTCAAGTCCATGAGACACGAGACTCCGGCTCCTCATCTCAATCTCTGGGAGAcatgaagcccccgatgcttttattaaaccagattgatcatctctttgggaatccaagcatgactaatcgggacagcgagtatgactctagcccgactatttaagggatgtgtgatgatacccctgtaagagcccgggtcatggatgacccgggatatcagatggattcccaaatcagggtcaatctgcaggatggattcttctgaagcctggcaggtgcaagcccgggctctactccccgggcaaccagacgcccgggctcttatacaagcacccgggtaaccgaccacccgagccacctcgagaattgaaccacacttgAGTATATTAATATGGACAATCTTATCTGTCAGAGCAACTTGACTTTGGCGTGTCATATAAGTCATCAGGAGGTGtgggcgaccgtcctatctctgacactaatccaagtggttgacaaagtcagacaggcgggatgtgactagtgtatgatttgacatgtcagaatgtagccgccctactataattagtaggtagcacgaagaacgaggtcatcattacttcttctactataaataccaggttctcCCTTTACATTTAGATTCATTGATTCACACCAATATCACACAGTCATCACTTGACTACATTGGTTTTATCGCTTGAGtaccctgctgacttaagcatcggagtggccacgccggacacccctccggcacccattcacgagttcttttcattgtttgcaggtgctattgaagccattatcttcactcaaatttcctaaaaactataaattattgatttgactcgTTGGAGGTCCTTACCCGACTCATCTATTTCAACGAAGtcatatcaatatatatatatataacacaacattattaatttttttttacagttgATGTGCGTGGACTGACTTTGACCAACATGTGATGTCACATGGGATCTAAGCCTGCAAAGTTTAACTTTGTATTTAATCGCACCGCCCCTCTTCCCTGTACCCACCTACCACCTACCTTGCcagaatattttttcatgaaattattattattattattataatgttGTGTTTTTATAttggtttttttaattaattgaattcttattttaaagattggaatattatatgaaatttataaactttttaaatgctttatctTCAGGCCTTCGTCTCCTTTGGTATGTAAGTCAacataatttcatatttataaatCCAAATTACAGTTTTACACCacaaaaatatatgtttcttgAATTGTAAAATTGCTGTAACTTTAGCAAGGCATGATATGATGATCTCTGTACCTGCAAATTTGTAGCAGCATAAAGGTGTCACAAGGTTGGGAGACAAGCCTTTTTAATACAATATCTTCACACAATCTCTTTTCTCTGAGAGACACTAGGCTCGTTGTTGCGTCACTGACCAAATTCCACCACTAAATAATTACTCTGAAACTGGCAACTTAATATCTCGccttcattaaaaaataaattaataaaagttaagaatttcaaatatttgttgatCCGAATTAGAAacacttttatattttttaatttaaattatattatattaatattaaataaaaaaagagcGTATTTTAATTTCAGGGTTCGAAAGTAATAATTCTGAAGTAGGGGGTGTGACACCAGTGCAAGTCTATATAAACAAGAGGCCCTGCCCTGCATATGAATAAACACCAAGTGGCAACTGATGTTCTTTTTATTCCAAATAGGAAAAATGACTTCAAAAGCTGTGCTTCTTGCGCTGGCCTGCTTTCTTCTGATCGACACAAGGGTATGAACTTATGTTTCTCTGCGTGGATCTAAATAATATAAGATGGACACATTAAGTAACTATCTTTCTGATGAATGTGTTTTTTTTCTCAATAATATTATCAACTTTCGGTTTTACAGGTTTCATCGAAATGGGATGAAGAAATCCTTCTCGAGGCATGCAAATTACGGTCTTTCTTCCACAGAACTTAGCACGAGCTTCCACTAGTACAAAATAAAACACTGAATATTTGTTACTCCTTTTGATACAGGTAAGTCCAATCTATAATAGCTCACCACCACCGCCTCCTTCTTCGGTGACCAAGGCACCTACCCCTCCTCTTCCGGTGCCAAATGTACCGCCGCGTCCTTCGCCGGTCGCCAAGACACCTCCAACACCACCTCCACGAGTCAAGGAACCAACTCCTCCTCCTCCAGTGGTCAAAACACCGTCCCCTCCGGTTGCTAAGGCACCAACCCCTCCTCCTCCTTATGCCAAACCACCAAGAACAAGAGAAGGTAGACTGTAAGCATTAAT harbors:
- the LOC140965201 gene encoding uncharacterized protein, giving the protein MFFLFQIGKMTSKAVLLALACFLLIDTRVSSKWDEEILLEVSPIYNSSPPPPPSSVTKAPTPPLPVPNVPPRPSPVAKTPPTPPPRVKEPTPPPPVVKTPSPPVAKAPTPPPPYAKPPRTREECIPPCVVRCKNHSRKNVCMRACLTCCERCKCVPPGQYGNKEKCGKCYANMTTRGGKLKCP